One genomic region from Pogona vitticeps strain Pit_001003342236 chromosome 12, PviZW2.1, whole genome shotgun sequence encodes:
- the AEN gene encoding apoptosis-enhancing nuclease, which produces MPSHAELMAKETSLAKASEMGALSVDGLVLKCPCSGWDPYHVLHKNGTLSKKRSRKHQRFTARRALEQKNQLSHRPGEKILMNMEGASKVSRIQGSVQWKGTQNRKPLEEDSRKAPKKLDTQSPAPPVLSGEPAQDAASLQDFKDRVTSPGRSATGLGPSSCPTRLRKPKKCVAIDCEMVGTGPSGRTSELARCTVVNYDGDVIYDKYILPELPVVDYRTRWSGITRRDLQTACPFRVAQGEILQILRDKIVVGHAIHNDFRALRYFHPRPWTRDTSQCPLLSQKMGLKVKDSVSLKNLASQLLKKKIQVSKHGHSSVEDAQTSMELYRLVEVPWEEMLASSLSSYPPDSDTDSDCYMDDQYWPEDLDIDCK; this is translated from the exons ATGCCCTCTCATGCCGAATTAATGGCAAAGGAGACGAGTCTAGCAAAAGCATCCGAAATGGGTGCCTTGAGCGTGGATGGCCTGGTTCTGAAATGCCCTTGCTCCGGATGGGATCCGTACCATGTTCTCCATAAAAACGGCACTCTGAGTAAAAAGAGAAGCCGGAAGCACCAGCGTTTTACGGCACGCAGGGCCCTGGAGCAGAAAAATCAGCTAAGCCACCGTCCAGGAGAGAAGATCCTGATGAACATGGaaggtgcctctaaagtgagccGAATCCAGGGCTCCGTGCAGTGGAAGGGAACTCAGAATCGTAAGCCTCTCGAGGAGGATTCAAGGAAGGCTCCGAAGAAGCTTGACACCCAGTCTCCAGCGCCACCGGTCCTTTCAGGGGAACCAGCCCAAGATGCTGCGTCTTTGCAAGATTTCAAGGATCGGGTGACCTCGCCCGGCCGCTCTGCGACCGGTTTGGGCCCCTCGTCTTGCCCAACAAGGTTGAGAAAGCCTAAGAAATGTGTGGCCATTGACTGTGAAATGGTCGGTACGGGTCCTTCCGGGAGAACGAGCGAATTAGCCCGGTGCACGGTGGTGAATTACGACGGGGATGTGATCTATGACAAATATATCCTTCCAGAGCTTCCAGTGGTAGATTACCGGACTCGGTGGAGCGGAATCACCCGGCGGGACTTACAAACAGCCTGTCCTTTCAGGGTGGCCCAAGGCGAG ATTCTGCAGATCCTAAGAGACAAAATTGTGGTGGGACACGCCATCCACAACGACTTCCGAGCCTTAAGATATTTCCACCCTCGACCTTGGACCCGCGACACAAGCCAGTGTCCCCTGCTGAGTCAGAAGATGGGGCTCAAGGTGAAAGACAGTGTCTCCCTCAAGAACTTGGCTAGTCAGCTGCTGAAGAAAAAGATACAG GTTAGCAAGCATGGTCATTCATCCGTCGAAGACGCTCAGACTTCTATGGAGCTTTACAGGTTGGTGGAGGTACCGTGGGAAGAGATGTTGGCTTCCAGCCTCTCCTCCTACCCTCCAGACAGTGACACCGATAGTGACTGTTATATGGACGATCAGTACTGGCCCGAGGACCTTGACATAGATTGCAAATAA